One Kaistella polysaccharea DNA segment encodes these proteins:
- a CDS encoding DUF6371 domain-containing protein, which yields MKRYRYILDPSSKKYKCPSCEKFSFVVFIDTETTEIMENYGRCDRETKCAFFYHPTKDGFQNCKYSEVMDSHFYEVSPSFHKNDLVELSMSNHNNFLKYLKFLFGSSIANSVQKKYKIGTLCEFNNGTIFWQIDERKKVRAGKVIQYFETGKRTKNITWMHQFLRTKNEISDFNLSQCLYGLHLTQNDKTSIIALVESEKTACIMSVIFPGFLWLSCGAKGEFKLKKLEPIKHRKIIAYPDCEIQKNGSTTYQEWKRKADGFNATGFDIYVSDLLEKEVADEQKNEGIDISDFFMKKLYKKI from the coding sequence ATGAAAAGATACCGGTATATTTTAGACCCAAGTTCAAAGAAATATAAATGTCCCAGTTGTGAGAAGTTTTCGTTTGTGGTTTTCATTGATACGGAAACAACTGAAATCATGGAAAATTACGGAAGATGTGATAGAGAAACAAAGTGTGCATTTTTTTATCATCCTACGAAAGATGGATTTCAAAATTGTAAATATTCAGAGGTTATGGATAGTCATTTTTATGAAGTCTCACCTTCGTTTCATAAAAATGATTTGGTTGAATTATCAATGAGCAATCATAATAATTTCTTGAAATATTTAAAATTTTTATTTGGGAGCTCAATAGCAAATTCAGTTCAAAAAAAATACAAAATTGGAACACTCTGCGAGTTTAATAATGGAACAATTTTCTGGCAAATTGATGAGCGAAAAAAAGTAAGAGCAGGAAAAGTAATCCAATATTTTGAAACCGGCAAAAGAACAAAAAATATTACATGGATGCATCAATTTTTGAGGACGAAAAATGAAATTTCAGATTTTAATTTATCTCAATGTTTGTATGGTTTGCATTTAACCCAGAATGATAAAACAAGCATAATTGCTCTAGTAGAATCAGAAAAAACCGCTTGTATTATGAGTGTAATATTTCCAGGTTTTTTATGGTTGTCCTGTGGTGCAAAAGGAGAATTTAAATTGAAGAAATTAGAACCCATAAAGCACCGAAAGATTATTGCGTATCCTGACTGTGAAATTCAAAAAAATGGATCAACCACTTATCAAGAATGGAAAAGAAAAGCAGACGGTTTTAATGCAACTGGATTTGATATTTATGTATCCGATTTGCTTGAAAAAGAAGTTGCAGATGAACAGAAAAATGAAGGGATTGATATTTCAGATTTTTTCATGAAGAAATTATACAAAAAGATATAA
- a CDS encoding plasmid mobilization protein, with product MKNKEFRFRVSPLEHQIIKNKISKTGLSISEFTRRLALGLELKNKLTDDEMICYKNLSKYTDNFRRISNLFKLGDVTGLKNETLETSRIVKKHLEKFR from the coding sequence ATGAAAAATAAAGAATTTAGGTTCAGAGTTTCGCCTCTTGAACATCAAATTATCAAAAACAAAATCTCGAAAACTGGACTATCAATTTCCGAATTTACGAGACGACTTGCTTTGGGTTTAGAACTCAAAAATAAGTTGACAGATGATGAAATGATATGCTATAAAAACTTGTCAAAATATACTGATAATTTCCGAAGAATTTCAAATTTATTTAAACTTGGCGATGTTACCGGATTGAAAAATGAAACGTTGGAAACATCAAGAATAGTTAAAAAACATCTGGAAAAATTTAGATAA
- a CDS encoding relaxase/mobilization nuclease domain-containing protein codes for MIGKAKSCVGGFSIFNYVIDDAKGIEILRNNLCGETPIELFQEMKIMQNLNQKATNKLISMILSPHVEDGEKLSLTQLQTMTNEFLKELEIDVENSQFIAFFHTEKRHRHIHILFNRVAENGKLLKDNHIGKLAQWAAHRVAKKNGLISAKQIRIDKIVETEQIQSGFKSLRKELYLKHLNVMAAKPKTMEKYLSEMLKQGVSFIPTINKQGILQGFRVRDMESHTEMKASEAHRNMGLKILLDSGLFFQDKNFDLSNAMVEINKFNIQKVQEETIIAEKRNTNFPSQNIFAFSPNIVDHTEDELKRKRKKKFRR; via the coding sequence ATGATAGGTAAAGCAAAATCTTGTGTCGGTGGTTTTTCGATTTTTAATTATGTAATTGATGACGCAAAAGGAATCGAAATATTACGAAATAATCTGTGTGGAGAAACTCCAATTGAACTTTTTCAAGAGATGAAAATCATGCAGAATCTGAATCAAAAAGCCACCAATAAATTAATTTCAATGATTCTTTCTCCGCACGTAGAAGATGGAGAAAAATTAAGTCTAACACAGCTGCAAACCATGACAAACGAATTTTTGAAAGAGTTAGAAATTGATGTGGAAAATTCTCAATTCATTGCCTTTTTCCACACAGAGAAAAGACATCGGCACATTCATATACTTTTCAACAGAGTAGCTGAAAATGGGAAATTGTTGAAAGATAATCATATCGGTAAATTGGCACAATGGGCTGCACACAGGGTTGCTAAAAAAAATGGATTGATTTCAGCAAAACAAATAAGAATTGATAAAATAGTAGAAACAGAACAAATTCAATCTGGTTTTAAAAGTTTACGAAAGGAACTTTATCTAAAGCATCTTAATGTAATGGCAGCAAAACCAAAAACGATGGAAAAATATTTATCTGAAATGCTTAAACAGGGTGTGAGCTTTATTCCCACAATTAATAAGCAAGGCATACTACAGGGTTTTAGAGTTCGAGATATGGAAAGTCACACTGAAATGAAAGCGAGCGAAGCCCACCGCAATATGGGACTTAAAATCCTCTTAGATTCTGGGTTGTTTTTTCAGGATAAAAATTTTGATTTAAGTAATGCAATGGTGGAAATAAATAAATTTAACATTCAAAAAGTTCAAGAGGAAACAATTATTGCTGAAAAAAGAAACACCAATTTTCCTTCACAAAATATTTTTGCATTTAGTCCCAATATTGTTGATCACACTGAAGATGAATTAAAAAGAAAACGTAAGAAAAAATTTAGAAGATAA
- a CDS encoding DUF6252 family protein, protein MKNIFLVLVLGFLINCGDRADVPAGNKTFSCKINGNLFTPKYSDLNSSPTNKGLYIDKGINNWKDLLIIAQNSDTQTKVILYVKDYAIGTFDLFQSNGNLFPLNNQTTQATLIYNGQKFLSKDNASGQIIITHKTDTDIKGSFELKLYSEDNPSNYIIITEGRFDD, encoded by the coding sequence ATGAAAAATATCTTTTTAGTATTGGTTTTAGGTTTTCTCATTAATTGTGGTGACAGAGCAGATGTGCCTGCAGGAAACAAAACTTTTAGTTGTAAAATAAATGGAAATTTATTCACTCCTAAATATTCAGATTTAAACTCATCACCAACGAATAAGGGTCTTTATATTGATAAAGGTATAAATAATTGGAAAGATTTATTAATCATAGCCCAAAATTCGGATACGCAAACTAAAGTTATCTTATATGTCAAAGATTATGCGATAGGGACTTTTGACCTTTTTCAAAGTAATGGTAATTTATTTCCATTGAATAACCAAACAACTCAAGCTACACTTATTTATAATGGACAGAAATTTTTATCAAAAGATAATGCATCTGGACAAATTATTATTACCCATAAAACGGATACCGATATTAAAGGTAGTTTCGAATTAAAGTTATATAGTGAAGATAACCCAAGTAATTATATAATAATTACCGAAGGTAGATTTGATGACTAG
- a CDS encoding integrase core domain-containing protein, whose amino-acid sequence MRYNSQGLKRDVALAITKISKHQYYYQPKKTKQGRKPSLVTENIDGEKVLNEKVVDEIILLQEDPDTIYGYKKTTTALKMKGYLINKEKTYRLMKKHLLLQEKAKRPQKTFAKYRKLLPEGPLRLLEMDIKMTWIESVQKHAYTLTLIDTYTRVILHRITKYSIKKNDVKLFWDHVIQEYLQAHNCLKEKIQIEVRNDNDKRFSATLIQEYFKENHLNQVFTHPYTPQESGHIKSFHNILGRHLQPYLFWDLQELENNLELFYEKYNTRRLHSSVADLPPMAFWDLHEKNLIEKTVDEVNRKKKFKLKIPYHEVAKHTGNNEPEGSSLPQNEHVKIYKKRDGAEYFSQHTV is encoded by the coding sequence ATGCGCTACAACTCACAAGGTCTAAAAAGAGATGTAGCACTTGCAATTACAAAAATTTCTAAACATCAATATTATTATCAACCTAAAAAGACAAAACAAGGCAGAAAACCAAGTTTAGTCACTGAAAATATAGATGGAGAAAAAGTGCTGAACGAAAAAGTTGTAGACGAGATCATCCTTCTCCAAGAAGATCCAGACACCATTTATGGTTATAAAAAGACAACCACAGCACTTAAAATGAAAGGCTATCTTATTAACAAAGAGAAAACCTATCGTTTGATGAAAAAGCATCTATTGCTCCAGGAAAAAGCGAAAAGGCCGCAGAAAACTTTTGCCAAATACCGCAAACTTTTGCCAGAAGGACCTTTAAGATTACTGGAAATGGACATTAAAATGACATGGATAGAATCTGTACAAAAACATGCTTATACCCTTACCTTAATAGACACTTACACCAGAGTTATTTTGCATAGAATTACCAAATACTCCATAAAAAAGAATGATGTAAAACTGTTTTGGGATCATGTGATTCAGGAATATCTACAGGCTCATAACTGTTTGAAAGAGAAGATACAAATAGAAGTTCGTAATGATAATGATAAAAGATTCTCTGCCACTTTGATACAAGAATATTTTAAAGAAAACCATTTAAATCAGGTCTTCACACACCCTTATACCCCACAGGAGAGCGGACATATAAAGAGTTTTCATAATATTCTGGGCAGACATTTACAACCTTATCTGTTTTGGGATCTGCAGGAACTGGAAAATAATCTGGAATTATTTTATGAAAAGTACAACACCAGGCGTTTGCATAGTTCTGTGGCAGATCTTCCACCGATGGCATTTTGGGATCTGCACGAGAAAAATTTAATAGAAAAAACAGTAGATGAAGTAAATAGAAAAAAAAAATTCAAGTTAAAAATCCCCTACCACGAAGTGGCTAAACATACGGGTAATAATGAGCCAGAGGGCAGTTCCTTGCCACAAAATGAGCACGTAAAAATTTATAAAAAGAGGGACGGCGCCGAATACTTCTCACAACATACGGTATAA
- the istB gene encoding IS21-like element helper ATPase IstB, which yields MNEPTVTKMKQMKLYGMHHAFKTAIESGKTDHYTLDQFISMLIDAEWDERHNRRIERSIKNSRFHYKSNIESINFEQSRNLDRNLVLRVAGCEFVEKNENILITRSTGVGKSYLGTALGYQACIEGFKVSYFNTNKLFAKLKMAKADGSYLRELTKIQRQEVIILDDFGLQTLDSQNRITLLELIEDRHNNGSVIVTSQIPVQGWYDIIGEKTIADAILDRLMHQSHRLELKGESMRKKRGINTEEN from the coding sequence ATGAACGAACCTACCGTTACCAAAATGAAGCAAATGAAACTTTACGGCATGCATCATGCGTTTAAAACCGCTATAGAAAGTGGTAAAACAGATCATTATACGCTCGATCAGTTTATCTCGATGCTGATCGATGCAGAATGGGATGAACGGCACAACAGGCGCATCGAAAGAAGCATCAAGAACTCGCGATTCCATTATAAATCGAATATTGAAAGTATCAACTTCGAGCAGTCCCGAAACTTGGACCGCAACCTGGTGCTGCGCGTAGCTGGATGCGAATTTGTAGAAAAGAATGAGAACATTTTAATCACCAGAAGTACGGGTGTGGGCAAAAGTTATTTAGGCACCGCATTGGGTTATCAGGCATGTATAGAGGGTTTTAAGGTCAGTTATTTTAACACCAATAAATTGTTTGCTAAATTAAAAATGGCAAAAGCAGATGGCTCTTATCTTCGGGAATTGACCAAAATACAACGCCAAGAGGTGATTATATTGGATGACTTTGGACTCCAGACACTGGACAGTCAAAACAGAATAACTCTTCTAGAACTCATTGAAGACCGTCATAACAATGGTTCTGTAATTGTAACTTCGCAAATCCCGGTTCAGGGTTGGTATGATATTATCGGTGAAAAAACCATAGCCGATGCTATTTTAGACCGACTAATGCACCAATCTCACCGCCTCGAATTAAAGGGTGAATCGATGCGCAAAAAAAGAGGAATAAACACAGAGGAAAATTAA
- the istA gene encoding IS21 family transposase yields the protein MYVDYAGKTLSITDKKSGEIKSVQFFVAILGASQYTYAEASMSQQKEDFVRSVENAMHYFQGVPSAIVPDNLKSAVIKSSRFEPTINETFADLADHYGTTVLPARAYKPRDKSLVEGAVKILYRRIYAHLKETPFYSLAELNQQIWDLLKIHNDSKLTARPYSRKELFLEDEKQSLHPLPKARFELKYQSHATVMQNGHVLLSQDKNYYSVPYQYLKKKVKLLYTSSAVEIFHKYNRIAIHRRNYKPYIYTTNAEHLASTHQFVSDWSPSRFIDWACEIDSVVGQYIIQIIESRNHPEQAYKSCMGILNFEKKVGRERLINACKCALDFKIYSYKTIQKILENNLDQIDFEQKSESEQQLPIHGNIREKQYYN from the coding sequence ATGTATGTGGATTACGCCGGCAAAACCCTCTCTATTACTGATAAAAAGAGTGGCGAGATCAAAAGCGTTCAGTTTTTTGTGGCCATCTTGGGAGCGAGCCAGTATACGTATGCAGAAGCCTCAATGAGCCAGCAAAAGGAAGATTTTGTACGTTCGGTAGAAAATGCGATGCACTATTTTCAAGGCGTTCCCTCGGCCATTGTTCCTGATAATTTAAAATCTGCGGTCATCAAAAGCAGCCGTTTTGAACCCACCATTAATGAAACCTTCGCCGATCTTGCAGATCATTATGGGACCACCGTTTTACCTGCCAGAGCCTATAAGCCTAGAGATAAATCTTTGGTGGAAGGCGCCGTGAAGATCTTGTACCGAAGGATCTATGCCCATTTAAAAGAAACCCCATTCTATTCATTAGCAGAATTAAACCAACAAATTTGGGATCTGTTAAAGATACACAACGATAGCAAACTCACTGCACGTCCTTACTCCCGCAAAGAGTTGTTTTTAGAGGATGAAAAGCAAAGCCTTCATCCACTTCCAAAAGCGCGGTTTGAACTCAAATACCAGTCGCATGCAACGGTGATGCAGAATGGGCACGTTCTGTTGAGTCAGGACAAAAACTATTACAGCGTTCCGTATCAATATCTCAAGAAAAAAGTAAAACTTTTATACACTTCCTCCGCCGTAGAAATCTTTCACAAATACAACAGAATTGCCATTCATAGGCGCAATTACAAACCTTACATATATACCACCAATGCTGAACATTTAGCCAGTACGCATCAGTTTGTGTCTGATTGGAGTCCTTCGCGGTTTATCGATTGGGCCTGTGAAATTGATTCCGTTGTTGGGCAATATATTATCCAAATTATTGAGAGTAGAAATCATCCTGAACAAGCCTATAAAAGTTGTATGGGAATATTAAACTTCGAAAAAAAGGTAGGCAGAGAGCGATTGATCAATGCCTGCAAATGTGCCCTTGACTTTAAAATTTACAGCTATAAAACCATCCAGAAAATTTTAGAAAACAATTTAGACCAGATTGATTTTGAGCAAAAATCAGAGTCTGAACAGCAACTTCCAATCCATGGGAATATCCGGGAGAAACAGTATTATAACTAG
- a CDS encoding asparaginase, whose product MKRKVLLIYTGGTIGMEKDYETGSLMAFDFGNIFQKIPEMKLIECEVEVYPFEKPLDSSDMGPKEWKMIANYIGKNYEKYDGFLILHGTDTMSYSASALSFMLKNLRKPVILTGSQLPIGDLRTDAKENLLTSLYYASLYDQDEAVVQEVVVYFEYKLLRGNRTLKYSAEFFDAYQTPNYPTLGQSGVHLNIEKDFLWRCKTDEPFTVDTHISQDVLFWRIFPGMHLNHFTEIPQVKVLVLQVFGSGTIFNTAKTKKLLQALRQNGTEIVVISQCVSGGISFGKYTNSNIFREIGAISGNDITAESAITKAMHLLDNPNYEGSFGENFVKNLCGEVSE is encoded by the coding sequence ATGAAAAGAAAAGTGCTCCTGATTTATACCGGCGGAACCATCGGTATGGAAAAAGATTACGAAACCGGGAGCTTGATGGCCTTCGATTTTGGAAATATTTTTCAGAAGATTCCGGAAATGAAATTGATTGAGTGTGAAGTTGAAGTGTACCCGTTTGAAAAACCTTTGGATTCGTCGGATATGGGTCCGAAAGAATGGAAGATGATCGCCAATTATATCGGTAAAAATTACGAAAAATACGATGGCTTTTTAATTCTTCACGGAACGGATACGATGTCTTACAGCGCTTCTGCCTTAAGTTTTATGTTGAAAAATTTGCGTAAACCCGTTATTTTGACAGGTTCACAATTACCGATTGGAGATCTGCGGACTGACGCGAAAGAGAATCTTTTGACCAGTTTGTATTACGCCAGTTTATATGACCAAGATGAAGCAGTGGTTCAGGAAGTGGTGGTTTATTTTGAATATAAGCTCCTCCGCGGAAACCGAACTTTGAAATATTCTGCAGAGTTTTTTGATGCGTATCAAACTCCGAATTACCCGACTTTGGGGCAGTCTGGAGTTCATTTAAATATTGAAAAAGATTTCTTATGGCGTTGTAAAACAGACGAACCATTTACGGTGGACACGCATATTTCCCAGGATGTTTTATTTTGGCGAATTTTCCCGGGAATGCATTTGAATCATTTCACAGAGATTCCGCAAGTGAAAGTTTTGGTATTGCAGGTTTTCGGGTCGGGTACGATTTTCAATACTGCAAAAACGAAGAAACTTTTGCAGGCGCTGCGACAAAATGGAACTGAAATCGTTGTGATTTCGCAATGTGTGTCGGGTGGAATTAGTTTTGGAAAATATACAAATTCTAATATTTTTAGAGAAATCGGCGCAATTAGCGGAAACGATATTACGGCGGAAAGTGCGATTACGAAAGCGATGCATCTTTTAGACAACCCGAATTACGAGGGAAGTTTTGGGGAGAATTTCGTGAAGAATTTGTGTGGTGAAGTATCTGAATAA
- a CDS encoding TrmH family RNA methyltransferase, protein MNNQKIFEYLQQFLTDERLQKINHLAPESSDCVLPVIEDVFQFRNAAAIVRSVEACGFHKIVAMESENEFNPNLRVTKGAETWVEVEKLPHHLDSIKEIKNRGYKIVAVSPEKNATLLSDFQITESVALVFGTEAAGVTEEILDFADETLAIPMYGFTRSFNVSVAAAICVYELKQKLMKSNLDYKLSEEKLWEMKVRWAVNSLQSGEQILEKYLKENF, encoded by the coding sequence ATGAATAATCAGAAAATCTTCGAATATCTCCAGCAATTTCTTACCGACGAACGGCTGCAAAAAATCAATCATCTAGCACCCGAGAGTTCCGATTGTGTTTTGCCCGTAATTGAAGATGTTTTTCAGTTTAGAAATGCAGCGGCAATCGTCCGGTCTGTCGAAGCCTGTGGATTTCATAAAATTGTGGCGATGGAAAGTGAGAATGAATTCAACCCCAATCTTCGCGTAACCAAAGGCGCGGAAACCTGGGTAGAAGTAGAAAAACTTCCGCACCATTTAGATTCTATTAAGGAAATTAAAAATCGCGGATATAAAATCGTGGCTGTTTCACCAGAAAAAAATGCAACATTACTTTCTGATTTTCAAATCACCGAATCTGTAGCGTTGGTTTTCGGAACCGAAGCAGCTGGAGTTACTGAGGAGATTTTAGATTTCGCAGATGAAACTTTAGCCATTCCGATGTATGGATTTACCCGAAGTTTTAATGTTTCTGTAGCAGCGGCAATTTGCGTGTATGAATTAAAACAGAAATTAATGAAATCAAATCTTGATTATAAACTATCGGAAGAGAAGCTGTGGGAAATGAAAGTTCGTTGGGCCGTAAATTCTTTGCAAAGTGGCGAACAAATTTTAGAGAAATATTTAAAAGAGAATTTTTAA
- a CDS encoding SdpI family protein, whose amino-acid sequence MYDQLVENPLFNITFFGGLIFMLAGFIQFQFPPKKINSLYGYRTNSSMKNQERWDFSQKFSAKELMKLGGLLAGSSLLALITNFNDSINLIIGLFLMVAMVIILFFRVEKAVKTKFRN is encoded by the coding sequence ATGTATGATCAACTGGTAGAAAATCCTTTATTTAATATCACTTTTTTTGGCGGACTCATCTTTATGCTAGCTGGATTTATACAATTTCAATTTCCTCCGAAAAAGATTAATTCACTTTATGGATATCGTACGAATAGTTCCATGAAAAATCAGGAAAGATGGGATTTCTCGCAAAAATTTTCCGCAAAAGAATTAATGAAGTTGGGTGGTTTATTAGCAGGAAGTTCATTACTTGCTTTAATCACCAATTTTAATGATTCCATCAATTTAATCATTGGATTATTTTTGATGGTTGCAATGGTAATCATTCTATTTTTCCGAGTTGAAAAGGCAGTAAAAACAAAATTTAGAAATTAA